A segment of the Fusarium oxysporum f. sp. lycopersici 4287 chromosome 4, whole genome shotgun sequence genome:
GGCAATGGGTAATTCCGCCATTCTTTATCTCGTCTTTCGGCGACTCGTAGACTCTGGTATCGCTTCACGAGGGAGGCAACCGACATTGATGCGTTGGGGTTCATTTCCGATTTGCCACAAGCCTGAGATGAGGTTGAATGCTACGTTGCTGGTAAGGTAATGGTGAGCGAATCAAGATTGGTCCTGAATTACACCAGGACCCGAATGCTCCGGGCGAACCACTGCTAGTTTCAACTAGGCCATTCACGTTGGCTTGAATGCTGCCAGGCTGGAGGCTTGGTCTATTATGGTGTGGCAGGACGTCTGTCGGTTATGATCGGTCCCCTCGACTCAGGTACGCATCATGGCTACTCGTCAAGTTTATAGTGCTGATGCTTTTGGGTATCATGATTCAAAGTCTAGCAAGCTAGCCTGCCATTGATCGATTGAAACAGTTTGGAGTTTGGACAAACGGGACTAGGGTTCAAAAAGCAAATCTCACCCTAGTTTATCGTGAGCCGAGGCTCCCTGGCCATCTGCCTGAACGGTCTAGGGCCCGAAGAGTTCATGACAACGGCTTTGATCGACATCCAGAAACCCCAAAGCCATGCAACAACAAGTCCCTGAAATCTCTCATGAAAGGGTACTGAAAGTATCGTCTCCACGTCCCCAGATTTCCCCGCAAACTGGGCGGACAGCTACCGATGCGAGTTTTGATGTCGGCTTCATTCAATCTCGTCTTCACGTGCTGGGCATAGTTTATTATCACGTAATAGTATTGCTGTTTTGACTAAAAGTCGGGTCAGGGGGCATTCCCAACGCATCTAGCCAAGTTCTTTGGCAGCCACCCTTGATCTCCAACAGCCCcgacaagaagatggagaaccCTACCGACCCCGCGtctcttggtgttggtgtgTCATGAGATTGCCAGCGCGGGGATGGGCCAGGTACCCTCATGCACATAACCTGTCTTTTAACTTTCGGCTTCCGATGAACAAACTTGGGCTGTTTGTCTCGGACTCTCACCGTCACTGACTTGGCTCGTGCGGCTTCAACAGTCGATTCTTCTCAGGTCCCTTGTGCCGAGTATGGAAAATCGTCAAGCCGCAAAGGGCCGAGCCCTCAATAGCATGATGGTGGTTCATAGATCAGCCACACCACTCCCTTAATGCAGGACTTGGACGTTTGTAGAAGGCCATTTACGAGATTTGAAGGAGTTGAAGTCACCGCCAGCACATTTACAAGTACACGCATGCCCTGGTAGTCATGGAATCTCGTGGGCATGGAAGCGTTGGCGCGCTGCGAGGTATGGCTCTCCGCTCTCATAGTGCAAAAGTTCCACTTGAATCACATAGACGACGGGGTTGATATGGGTCTCGTGCGCGAACAATGCTCCGGAAATCATGAACGCTGATAAAGATATCCTGCCTGCGGCTTGGCTCTTTCAGTTCTACGTCGACCGTTCGAATACGATATGCATTCTTCCAGACAAAGCGGAACGGTCATCACCATAAGAATGCTCCCCATTCGTCCCCCGCATTCCCCAGACTTTTTGCGATGGCTTGAGATGGTCTGGAGGGGCGGAGCAATTCTAATAACGGACGAAGCAACATTTCTCCACACGGAACGAGAGATGGGTACATAGGTTTTTGCAGCGCAGTGCCGCATGGCAGGTCACCATGCTATTGAACGGCGTGCATCGCGTTAATATCGCCGAAAACTGTCCTATCAACTCGCTTCATGACCCTCAGGCGGCATCGCAACACGTCTTGCTTGTTAGATAGGTGGATACCTAATTTGCGGTATTCAGCTGGCAATGGTATTCGAAAGCTCACTCCCCTATCTTTTATTCGTCGCTTGTACGTAATTCTCAAGCTGCCTCGATACACAAACCGACGAAGGGCCGGTAGCGTTGCCCACAGGGCAAAGAGGCTGCGAAATCTCTTTACCTTTGAGTTTTCTGTCTCAAGTAATTGCAGTTTTACTTCTCGATATGGAACAGTCTCAAAACCCAAGTGGCTAGTGGGCTTGAGTTTGACGATCTTGAACCTGCATTTATTTGGCTCCCGTCATTTCCCTTACcgcttggtgttggcgtgCGGCCGTTCTGTGTGGGGGAGGGTGGCATTGCAGACTTCTGGAAATCTGGGGAAGGCAACGCAGAAGAAGGGATGGCATATCGTGGTTATCCAAGGTAAAAGTTTCTTCACTATCTGACGGCGGAAGGCTTTCCGCTTCCTCAGTGCAGGGTATACAGATTGTGGCTTTCGGCCTCTCTCGGTGCGCGGTGGACGATCAGTGATCGACACTCGGTAGGCCGATGGCCAAGTCTGACGGTGGCTTGATCAGGACATCCAATCAATCCAATGTACAGGCGAGCTCTGGAAGATGAcgacaatgatgatgatgtggtTGTGTGGCAGCTCAAGATAAGCCTTTTCTGAGAGAGTGTGAACTGCAACAAATCTAGGGTAGGGAAAAGCGACGTCAGGCGGATATCTGAGATGGCAATGATGAGCCTCGCTTCCAGTGGTTTGACGTTTTGGCTGAATCCTGGTGCTTTCGGATCGAGATCTGCCAACCAATGTGGCAGATGAAACCACAGGGCTACTATGTATATCACAACAAAgatcttttctttgttgaggaggatacATGGTGTTCGTTACGTTGACCTTCACAGACAGATGATATCACAACCATGAGTTTCTGGTAATTATCTACAAAGCCCTCGTCAAAGGATTCTTCACCGAAATAGTGACGACAAGACATCAGTTTGTTATCACAAGCATCCGCATCACCAGGTACTATCGTATTTCGAGGCTTGCTGGATATTGTTTCTGGGAATGGCCTGCATTGATGGATGGCAGGAAAGTTACCCTGAAAGCATTACCATTTCACTGGACAAACGATGAACGACCGTAATTGAGTGCACTATGCTATGGTAAGTTTGTATCCGCTTCATGCAATTTCCTCATGATTAGAGGCATGGGATTCTGCCACCACATTGCCTAGGGTAGGATTCTTGGACAAGCTGTTGAAACAAGGGGAACCAAAGCCGCAACGTGTTGATTGGATCTGGACCGTTGATTCAGGCTGAAAGCTTACTCTCATGATCAGATCCCAATGCCGAATTTTCCTATCCGACCTGGCACCAGGCGTCGTCGGGGATCATTCGCCGCCTTTGAATCTCGACCAGCGATGAGGATCATCAGATAGCCCCATATGACATGGTGGTCATCTCTTACTGTTGGATATGATATCCTGTACGGCTCTTATGAGGCTGTACGACTTCGGTGATTCCGGTAATCTAGGCAGCAGATCCTATTCTCTTCATACTGTCCTCCCTCGTCGACATCCATTGGTAATAGCAGGCGCTGACACATTCGCGCACCGTGAAATGGAGGACGGGACTCGGAGATATAAGGTATTGAACACAGGCGTGTAGGACTTGATGCTTGTTAACGTTGCACGGAGAGATTATGGCACGGCTGGGTTTGTTATTGACACCAGATGTTGTCTTGAGGTCTTACAAGTGGCTCAGCTTACGTTTGCTTTCGACCTTGCCCTGTGCAACCTAGATGACTGAGACTTGGGCGATGCTGTTAGTAGATGTGATGACAGGAGCTTTTTTCCAGTAATTGCGATCCTCGGTCAGTCTTCGAACGCAATGGATACCCAGCACAACATGTAGAACGGTTCTTTCGTATCTCTACAGTGGAGTTTGACAACAGGAACCCCGAGGCGTGGGAATCGTAGGTTTTGAGTTATGTCTGCGTGATTCAGGCTCTATTGGCCGTTAGTACCCGAAAGACATCCGTAGACCAAGATGGCTGCGACTTACCCCTGTAACTTCGAAGGTATCGTATCACATACTCATCACTTGTCTCTCGATGTGTATGGGAATAGGTGTACAGATGTATGACAGCAGGCCTTGATAACAGAGCATCTTCCCAAAGCCCAAAGCTCCTATAAGGTCAAGCTTGGTAAAACCTATTTCAGCTATGCTGTTAATTTGAGAGTAGCAAAGGAAGACGGATCAATCTCCTATTCGTCTACGAACAAGAAGCGATTGGAATTTGTTGTAACCGAAAACAATTCTCTGTTGATGGCACAGTTGGCAGTGGAAGCCATCACTTGACATGAATATCTAGTCGGTTTTTCAAAGCCCGTGCGAAAAGTCCTCAAGCTTTATTGCTGCCGTATAAAGCTATCCTTGGTAGTTGGGAAGCCCAAAACCGAACCCCTTGAATTGAATCAAAAGTCTTCTCGGAGGAGGGGTCACCAGTATCCTTGAATAAGGATCAACTCCAGATGACAGATATGCTGGAGCATCCATATCGAGGCGCTTTGTAAAGGCTTAGAATGGCAAACCCACTTTCAACTGATCGCTAGCCTGCGCATCATCGATGATACAATATGTTGTTCCGAGCTCGAGACAGCCCGTGGTCCGACTTTCGCACATAGTGATTTCGTTGCTGCCGAAGCCTTTCATGAGTGTCTTATAATCGAGTCTCCTGGGTCTTTTGGACATGGGTGCAATTGATATTGACTTGGATTGCTTCCTACGACAGGAGAAATGAGGAAGGAGATCCGAATGTGATCTAGAAGAACTGGCAACAGATTGTGGTTGACCATGATACAAGGCCTAACAGTAACTGATTTGCAGAAATATTAGAAAGACAACACGACCAGATCATTGCCTGGGACAATCTAATCGGAAAATGCCACAGCGGAATCAATTGAACAGTATAATGTAGTTTAAAGTATTAGTGCCGTTCTTAAACTGTTGCCTACCGGGATTCCGCTCTATCATACTATCTGTATTCCGCAAAACAGGGATAAATAGGCAGCAGAGAAAACAAATCTAACTATTGGGAGACCTAGGTTGATTATAATTGAAATGCCGTAATATATATTCGGCTCCTCAAACAGCTGCCTAGCATCTATCGCTGGGCTTGGTGCAGGATATGAATAATGCCGGGTAGCTTGGTTTGAGTGATAACTTCAGCTCTTTTGGGTTTCGGATTTATTGGTACATACATATTGTAAATAATCTGTTAGAGCAATGAGTAAGAACTCTATAGCGAATTATGTTGAAGTCTATATCCAGAGCTATGTTTAAATGGAGGTTAGAATTAACGGGCGCTTGCGGCAACAAAACCACTTTTGACGCACACTCAATCGTAGCATATTGAGTATCACATATCACAACCACAACAACGAAATAGTGTACCACAGTAATTTCTCTGCCTTGGTTCATCAGTATTCAATAATATCTACGTAGAGCGACAGTGTCACGTGTAATAAGGGGTTGCTGGGTCAGAGCGCCACAACAGTGCTTGCAGTTCACATCGTTTAGGCACCATCATTCTTGAAGAGATATATCAGGAGAGTATATCAACAGAGAAATTGATTTTAGTCAAGAACACAAAGCTCACAGTTCCTAATACCCATTAATCTCACGAGTCTCATTGTAACCATGGATCAATTCTTTCTTGATCACGCTCAACGCTATCAAGAGCTGGTGAATCGCTTCAAACCAACACCTGTCAAGTCCAAGACCAGCAATGAAGAGTCCAACCCTGACATCACTATTGCTACTCGCCTTCGGCCGATTCTAGACGACGAGAAAGAAGGAGGACAGTTGATTGGCGCCTTTCCTCGAAACAACGCACCTGGCGTGATTGACTTACACGAACTGCGGAGACCAGTCAGGGGACCTCCTCCTTTGGTGGTCAGTACAAGATATCTCGTATACAGATAGTATGGTTACTGATAGAATTGCAGTCTACAAACTATCGTGTGGACAGGGTCTTCAACTCCGAAGACACAACCGAAGGCATCTACCAAGAGCTCGTCAAGCCTCTTGTCCCCTGGGCGTGGGGCGGCGGTGTTAGCACCATGTTCGCCTATGGCCAGACAGGTTCAGGCAAAACATACACTGTCAGTGGCCTCGAGCGCCTCATCGCTGAAACACTCTTCTCGTGTGATATCCAAGGTACTCgcaacatcttcatctctaTCATCGAACTCGCGGGTAACTCAGCCTCTGATCTCCTCAACGCTCGCAAACCCATCTCTATCCTGGAGGACTCTTTCGGGTCGACTCATCTGGCTGGAGCTTCAGAGTACCACGTTACAGATGCGGATACTTTGATCAAGCACATCAACAATGCGGCATCTTTCCGACGGACTGCTTCTACGCAGAAGAACGACTCCTCGTCCCGCTCGCACGCTATCTGCAAGATTCGCCTCGAGAACCCTGAGCTCCCCCAATCTGACGACGGGCTTCTCTATCTAATTGACCTTGCCGGTTCGGAGGCCGCAAGAGATGTCACCGAGCATTCAGCCCAGCGCATCAAAGAATCTCGAGAGATCAATGCTAGTCTTTCTGTGCTCAAGGACTGTATCCGCGGGAGAGCCAGTGTCGACGCTGCAGGGCTCGCCACTGGCAAGAAGGTCTACGTACCGTTTCGACAGAGTGCTCTGACTAAAGTTCTGAAACATGTTTTTGATCCTGCTGCTGAGCGCAGCTGCAAAACCGTCATCGTGGCCTGTGTCAACCCAAGCTTCCTTGACGTTGGCGCTACCAAGAACACGCTGAGATACGGAGAAATGCTGAAAATCACCGTCCCTAAAGCTGCCGTGCCGAAATATGATGCTTCAAAGCCGAGCACCTGGCCCCAGAACCTGCTCCACGACTGGATTCTCAAGAACGTAAGTCATCGAGTACTAGCTTGCTGTCAATAACAACAACTTGCTAACACCATCTACAGTCTGGCACCCCGCCCGTTTCTCCTACAGCTCTCGCACCCAAAGAGACGGGTatccaacttcttcgacTCCCGGTTCCGGAGTTCATCACACGCTGCCTCAAGACCCCGGGCATCACGCTCGAGCAAGCGACCGCCTTCCAAGCCAAATTCTGGCGTCTTCACATCGATTCACAGCGAGCCGCTAACAACAAGCCAAAGGCGACCCAGAAAGACGCCAAGTcggagaaagaagaagctggaaaACAGGGACTTTCAAGCCAAGACCCGAGACCCGAGATGGCAGACGTTCCATTCAAAGAGCGTCTTCGGCCGGGAATGGTGGTTAGCTGGAATCCGTCTGATGACACTCCAGGATTCTATCGTCTGCCTGGGCGTAATCTCGTCATGATTCTAAGTCCCGAGGGGGAGGGAATCTTCAGATGCGCTGTCACTGTTCCTGCAATCATGCCAGGAGCTTTTGAGATTTACCTATGGCAACAAGTTGTCGCCCAGGTTGATACCATGGAAGCTGAGGTCTGGCTCGAATACGACCCCGGAACTAGGTATTACTATGAAAACGTGTAAGATGAGTGGTTGGAGGAATTTGGGGTGAGATCTTGGTATGAGATTGTATGTGGTCGGGTGTAAGTGAGCCACGGATGATCGGAGGGTTGTGACATGAGAAAAGATAATATGGTATCACATAAAAGTTATTGCAGTAGTGAATATGCTTCGGAAGTACATGGTAAAATGATTTATCTGTTTATTGGGTTACTGATTGGTACGTCGAAATTATTCCAATGGGATGAATGACGCCAAGCCACAAAGCTTCATGATTATCAGATGGGTTACAGGCAGAACAGTTCATAGTTGGTTAAATCCTTGTATTAGTTTATGTAGCAGTACGCATGGGCCTAAAAGCCCTCATTAAAACTTCATAATCCTCGTGTCGCTGTCTGGCCCCAACAGGGTATCTCATTTTAGATTGAAGGGGTTCAACAGCACACCTTTTGTCGTTCACTCATCTCAAATTaagcctcagccttctccGCAAGAGCCTTCAGGATAGGCTCCTCCAGACTCTCGGGCTTGGTGGTGCTAGCCCAGCGTCCCTTGACCTTTCCATCACGCCCAACAAGGAACTTCTCAAAGTTCCACTTGATGCGCTTGAGGCCCAAAAGACCCGACTGCTGGTCCTTGAGCCAGGCCCAAAGAGGGTTGGTGTTGTCACCGTTGACCTCGGTCTTCTGCATGATGGGGAAGGTCACGCCGTAGTTGAGCTGGCAGAACTCCTGGATGTCGTCGTCGGTGCCGGGCTCTTGGCCACCGAACTGGTTGCAGGGGAAGCCGAGAATGACAAAGTCCTCAGGGtacttctccttgagcttggtccagagcttctcgagaccAGCATACTGGGGAGTGAAGCCGCACTTGGAGGCTGTGTTGACAATGAGGACGACCTTGCCCTTGTAGTCGGCGAGGGGAACCTCTTGACCCCGCTCTGAAATGTGTTAGTTGAGAGTTATGAGAAGGCTATCATGAGAGTGGTGTGGTTAAGGCGGGGTATGAGAGGGGAGACACATACTGTCAAGAGGCTTAAAGTCATAAAAGCTAGTAGCAGAAGCCATCTTTGAAGTTGTACtcagatgacgaagatggtTATGAGTGATATTTCTCTGGTGAGGACTGTTGTGTTTTGTGTTGAGAGGTGAAAATGGCGGGGAACGAAAAGAAGTCGTAGCGGTGGTGGTGTAGTATTTATTAAGCCAGCGTGAACTGGAACTTGATGATGGCCGTAAAGTCAACCAACGAGGAGCAGTAGCACGCCACAGGGACATTAGATAGGTACAGGTATAGGTGCAGTAGAATTGGTAGCAGAGGAGCAGGGAATAAACCTGAAGAAACAATCCGAGTTACACAATAACGGTAATTGATTGTATGGAGACTGCTTCTACACTTCTACAAGCCTCGGCACTTGACTCCATTTTTGGTTTGGTGACGTATTCGGGGTGGAGTGATCGGGGTCTCCAATTCCGCCGGTACCGAGGATTCAGATAGATAATAGGTATTTGGAATTATTCCTGACGTTCACTGAATTGTTTTATATGTTTCACGTTTATGTGAGCCGAAGTATAATAGAAGGATATATCTGGTCAAAAGCGGTTAAAGTGCCCAGCTGAAGACCATCACTCGCTAATCAGAACAAGACATGCACTACAAGCACAGCTTCAACTGTATAACTTAATATCAGAGGCTCTTTCTATACACTCGgtctttttatataattctgccaatctctcttcttctattTGGAATCAATTGATATCGGTGCAACACTCTGCCGATTTATTTCATAGCTACTCCCCGGCTCGGTAATAGCTCCGGTTCGGATTTCGGAGCTGCCCCGCTAAAGACATTCATGGATTCTCAGAGGAGCGGCCGCTTTAtctcttatcgataagacTTATCTAAAGTGTATGTGGCGGTGGTGGCGCGGTCTGTACGTCACTACTGGACCCCAACTCTTTCCGATTCCCATCTGATCGGACGCCAAAACGTTGATCATGCTCATGACAAGTACCGAGACTACAGCTTGAATCTTGCTTCTCAACTCAGTTTTGTTCATTTCAGTTCGGCTTACTCGTGTCCTGTTGGATATGGACGCAAAGAGAAACATCGTCGTCGTTGGTAAGTCACCTCGCCACTTACAGGGCTCTCTATTATCCCCGTCatatctcaacaacctcatctCATACATCGGACCACATAAGGCTGATAAAAATATCAGGAGGCGGCATCATTGGCTCAACCACGGCCTACTATCTAACACGCCATTCGAAATTCAACCCAGCCTTACATACTATCACCCTTCTTGAGGCTGCTCCTACTATCGCACAAGGTGCATCAGGCAAAGCTGGCGGTCTTCTCGCCCTCTGGGCTTATCCAGAATGCCTAGTTCCTCTCTCATATCGCTTGCATGCCGAGTTGGCTGCTGAGCATAACGGGCCTCAGAGATGGGGTTATCGCCAACTCGGCTGCGGAAGCTTTGATGCTGTCGTGACGCGCGACAAGATCAAATCACTCCAAGCCAACGGAAATGGAAGCGCAAACGGCAGTGAGAATGGAAAAGACTGGGAGAAACTGCCGAAGCAAAATGGCGCAGCAAAAGAACTTCTAGAAGAAGGCATTTTACCGAAGGATCTCGACTGGGTAGACCATAGCATTATTAACAGCTGGTCTGAGATGGGCGCACCCGGAAAGACAGAAACATCTCAAGTGCATCCCCTACATTTCACAACAGCAATCGCAGAACTTGCTCAGCAAGGTGGCGCTCAAATACACACCAACGCCAAGGTAACCAAGATAAACTCCACAAAGAATGGCGTCGAGAGCATAGAGTATCTAGATCGCAACACAGGGGAGACGAA
Coding sequences within it:
- a CDS encoding glutathione peroxidase translates to MSLWRATAPRWLTLRPSSSSSSRWLNKYYTTTATTSFRSPPFSPLNTKHNSPHQRNITHNHLRHLSTTSKMASATSFYDFKPLDKRGQEVPLADYKGKVVLIVNTASKCGFTPQYAGLEKLWTKLKEKYPEDFVILGFPCNQFGGQEPGTDDDIQEFCQLNYGVTFPIMQKTEVNGDNTNPLWAWLKDQQSGLLGLKRIKWNFEKFLVGRDGKVKGRWASTTKPESLEEPILKALAEKAEA